One Pseudomonas sp. MH9.2 DNA segment encodes these proteins:
- a CDS encoding ribbon-helix-helix domain-containing protein, producing the protein MCELYVKADPILYESRSRSLRICGVVTTLRLENQFWDILAEIAQLDGMTTNQLIGKLYEEVMDYRGEVVNFASFLRVSCTRYLSQRRVVTPELSVVRSAVK; encoded by the coding sequence ATGTGCGAGCTGTATGTCAAAGCTGATCCGATTCTCTACGAGTCGCGCTCACGGTCGCTGCGCATTTGCGGTGTGGTGACGACGCTACGCCTGGAAAATCAGTTCTGGGACATCCTCGCCGAGATCGCTCAGCTCGATGGCATGACCACCAATCAGCTGATTGGCAAACTGTATGAAGAGGTCATGGATTATCGCGGTGAGGTGGTTAATTTTGCCTCGTTCCTGCGGGTCAGTTGCACGCGGTATTTGAGTCAGCGTCGCGTGGTGACGCCTGAGTTGAGCGTGGTGCGCTCCGCCGTCAAGTAA